Proteins found in one Zea mays cultivar B73 chromosome 1, Zm-B73-REFERENCE-NAM-5.0, whole genome shotgun sequence genomic segment:
- the LOC100194269 gene encoding uncharacterized protein LOC100194269, whose translation MSEHPASRSSVGSRSSALPPHQQRLTPAPDPLASVWIRRLHLSPNPPPPPRPPPLHIRAPPPAHQDAISTDESHTTPPPPPLTLRGTGFGPFRWSPRPLLGAPAGAWDAAAAASVGVAPGGSAVGGDQTMLSPFFRLPAPLPSVVDFEEAMPLRPLIGLGSHSGSGGFPGLSRQMVGGGDPCDGWLSSRVAGAAYPGHALDMVPTRTLNDLRDRQHGAIPAQPNLARHDPSSSSQRDEPFSYWNMGRFRRNTATSSVTPLGAAPANFGTKRNADSNDFLPLKLRKLSGAI comes from the exons ATGTCGGAGCACCCCGCGTCCCGCAGCTCCGTAGGAAGCCGCAGCTCCGCGCTGCCCCCTCACCAGCAGCGCCTTACGCCTGCGCCCGACCCGCTCGCCTCCGTCTGGATCCGCCGCCTCCACCTCTCCCCcaacccgccgccgccgccgcggccccCACCCCTGCACATCCGCGCGCCGCCGCCTGCACATCAGGATGCCATCTCCACCGACGAGTCCCACACgacgcctccgccgccgccgctcacGCTGCGCGGCACCGGGTTCGGCCCCTTCCGCTGGAGCCCGCGCCCGTTGCTGGGGGCGCCGGCCGGCGCAtgggacgccgccgccgccgcttccGTTGGGGTGGCTCCTGGCGGTAGTGCCGTCGGCGGCGACCAAACGATGCTGTCGCCGTTCTTCCGTCTCCCAGCGCCGCTGCCGTCAGTCGTGGATTTTGAGGAGGCCATGCCTTTGAGGCCGTTGATCGGGCTCGGAAGCCACAGCGGCAGTGGTGGGTTTCCTGGACTGTCACGACAGATGGTCGGCGGCGGCGACCCCTGTGACGGCTGGCTGTCGTCCAGAGTTGCAG GTGCTGCATATCCTGGCCATGCTTTGGACATGGTTCCCACAAGAACCCTTAAT GATCTGCGTGACAGACAGCATGGCGCAATACCAGCACAACCAAATCTCGCAAGGCATGATCCTAGCTCTAGCAGCCAACGTGATGAACCTTTCTCATACTGGAACATGGGGAGGTTCCGAAGAAATACTGCAACTTCGTCGGTCACACCTTTGGGTGCCGCTCCTGCCAATTTCGGCACGAAGAGGAACGCTGACTCGAACGATTTCCTCCCTCTGAAGCTCAGGAAACTAAGCGGGGCTATTTAG
- the LOC100194269 gene encoding uncharacterized protein isoform X1 — MSEHPASRSSVGSRSSALPPHQQRLTPAPDPLASVWIRRLHLSPNPPPPPRPPPLHIRAPPPAHQDAISTDESHTTPPPPPLTLRGTGFGPFRWSPRPLLGAPAGAWDAAAAASVGVAPGGSAVGGDQTMLSPFFRLPAPLPSVVDFEEAMPLRPLIGLGSHSGSGGFPGLSRQMVGGGDPCDGWLSSRVAGSA; from the exons ATGTCGGAGCACCCCGCGTCCCGCAGCTCCGTAGGAAGCCGCAGCTCCGCGCTGCCCCCTCACCAGCAGCGCCTTACGCCTGCGCCCGACCCGCTCGCCTCCGTCTGGATCCGCCGCCTCCACCTCTCCCCcaacccgccgccgccgccgcggccccCACCCCTGCACATCCGCGCGCCGCCGCCTGCACATCAGGATGCCATCTCCACCGACGAGTCCCACACgacgcctccgccgccgccgctcacGCTGCGCGGCACCGGGTTCGGCCCCTTCCGCTGGAGCCCGCGCCCGTTGCTGGGGGCGCCGGCCGGCGCAtgggacgccgccgccgccgcttccGTTGGGGTGGCTCCTGGCGGTAGTGCCGTCGGCGGCGACCAAACGATGCTGTCGCCGTTCTTCCGTCTCCCAGCGCCGCTGCCGTCAGTCGTGGATTTTGAGGAGGCCATGCCTTTGAGGCCGTTGATCGGGCTCGGAAGCCACAGCGGCAGTGGTGGGTTTCCTGGACTGTCACGACAGATGGTCGGCGGCGGCGACCCCTGTGACGGCTGGCTGTCGTCCAGAGTTGCAG GATCTGCGTGA